Proteins from a single region of Trypanosoma brucei brucei TREU927 chromosome 7, complete sequence:
- a CDS encoding protein kinase, putative: MDFHSLQSTLTEARALASSSKTVSFDHHYELLEELGKGAYGTVWKCCRRHDSLKRPYGVKIINKREAGAKGLRSVMGEVETMSLLSHPNIVRLEETFHDDQTLWIVMEYMAGGELQRALKRDGSFSEVQTRRITMQLLFALEFIHQKGIVHRDLKPENCLLSEGDLVCKISDFGFAVLVGVDQCLMSFCGTTVFMAPEIFSDTNYGKPVDMWALGVMVYLMFTGEYPFLGRTQKETTEAILKANYNMKDGKISEGSSALHDFISKLLVVDPNRRYSAREALKHPWIKLGMNMEIPDDEPKAPKRSGLRPRGVFRALSIAIMAAHRLLYLRYCRMLDSSDCGNCAMLRNFTYVVSGRYEPPCPSLECSGVFLRHPRGLPLLLPMVEVSRTLESLDLSNNNIFNLTFLQQLVKVVGNHPSLVSLNLSNNPIPALAGRGLLRLARSPQSRLTYLGLEGTQLSAEALAQISSALKERLAAAPTLCLSMQSCTGPRPLEQVSPTQSRSARTTRSRSQHGSAHTSLMNPSRSPQSKGPRLPPINSKRRNER, encoded by the coding sequence ATGGACTTCCATTCGTTGCAGAGTACGTTGACGGAGGCCCGCGCATTAGCCTCTTCGTCCAAGACAGTTTCTTTTGACCATCATTACGAACTTTTGGAGGAACTTGGAAAAGGGGCGTACGGAACGGTATGGAAATGTTGCCGGCGGCACGACTCGTTGAAGCGACCGTACGGAGTAAAAATTATCAACAAGCGAGAAGCGGGAGCAAAAGGGTTGCGTAGTGTGATGGGTGAGGTTGAGACCATGAGTCTTCTCAGTCATCCAAATATTGTGAGATTAGAGGAGACGTTTCACGATGATCAAACCCTTTGGATTGTAATGGAATATATGgctggtggtgagttacagcgtGCGCTGAAACGTGATGGATCATTTAGTGAAGTCCAGACTCGTCGTATTACTATGCAGCTTCTGTTTGCGTTAGAGTTCATCCACCAAAAGGGTATTGTTCATCGAGACCTTAAACCGGAGAATTGTCTTCTTTCGGAGGGTGACTTAGTGTGTAAGATATCTGACTTTGGTTTTGCCGTGCTCGTTGGCGTGGATCAGTGCCTCATGTCCTTTTGTGGCACAACGGTGTTTATGGCACCTGAGATATTCAGCGACACAAACTATGGCAAACCGGTGGACATGTGGGCATTAGGCGTGATGGTGTATCTTATGTTCACAGGTGAATATCCATTTCTGGGTCGTACGCAGAAAGAGACGACGGAGGCTATTTTGAAGGCCAATTACAACATGAAGGATGGAAAGATTAGTGAGGGGTCATCGGCTTTGCATGACTTTATATCCAAATTACTTGTGGTTGATCCGAACCGCCGGTATAGTGCACGGGAGGCTCTAAAGCACCCGTGGATCAAACTAGGTATGAACATGGAAATTCCCGATGATGAGCCGAAGGCGCCAAAGCGAAGTGGGCTACGTCCCCGCGGCGTGTTTCGTGCTCTCAGCATCGCTATTATGGCTGCCCACCGGCTGCTTTACCTGCGGTACTGCCGCATGCTCGATAGCAGTGATTGCGGAAACTGTGCAATGCTCCGCAACTTCACCTACGTGGTGTCTGGTAGGTACGAACCACCGTGTCCGTCGTTAGAGTGTAGTGGTGTATTCCTGCGTCATCCTCGCGGTTTGCCATTGTTACTCCCAATGGTGGAGGTGAGCCGAACTCTTGAGTCGTTAGATctgagcaacaacaacatcttCAATCTCACGTTCCTGCAGCAACTTGTGAAGGTGGTTGGCAATCATCCGTCTTTGGTGTCACTGAACTTGTCCAACAACCCCATTCCGGCACTGGCAGGTCGTGGTCTGCTCCGTCTTGCCCGAAGCCCGCAGTCACGACTTACATATCTCGGGTTGGAGGGAACACAACTCTCTGCTGAAGCCCTTGCTCAAATCTCATCAGCACTGAAGGAGCGACTGGCCGCCGCCCCAACGTTGTGTCTTTCCATGCAGAGTTGCACAGGCCCACGCCCTTTAGAGCAGGTGAGTCCCACGCAGTCCCGATCCGCCCGCACGACCCGTTCGCGATCACAACACGGGTCGGCACACACGTCTTTAATGAATCCTTCGCGTTCCCCGCAGTCGAAGGGGCCGCGGCTTCCACCTATCAACTCCAAGCGCCGCAACGAGAGATGA
- a CDS encoding kinesin, putative → MRSQVRVIIRTKPTDTVASAFRILPNNVVSVSRPMGVGARGPTATKAGINRAETAVKEETLTFSAAAVLHNASQESVYNTAVSDLIDSVLQGYSCTLLCYGQCGAGKTYTMFGTDTFSTRGCVQRAIEVLFEAIRTSTDRRYTVKVTFVEVYNEQVFDLLGKGPSASETAVATKRPGRDKNVDGGFNRQRTGSPNYDVANVPSNSKGDGKATVTISGEGTVVLRGVDERQCPTEADAVAAVSEGVGRRLTGANALNRESSRSHAVLTVYVTSTSLLDSDAVTLVSRMSFVDFAGSERTHATSTEAEKQEAHMINRSLIMLEQVILAVSSARSRHVPFRQSKLTMLLKDSLGGGTMTTIIANVWPQPEHMEATLATLNFAKRLMRVESNPTPNVALDPEAQIRVLQKQVNSLKSELRMQDQFAGRVAIPTAPLESDEINGARDIVMAYVEGSIPQIRVSCVREMYACFSVFKTLLLDMESQLRTAERSASPPPTSSQRAQQRTKNVARPTGSQEPKETPRHVNSTMDANVGVSVGTAERASTALGDMFQQQQLLQQQQQLPQPLQLPYQQQQHHQSITSPRDTFMPSTMRPGDRRISGAAAAAGRTLTPVTSASAAASDFPGGSNTTHRFKLNASSESASMLERDLGKDRSRPHGGRGSAIETRLEPGVAPTAGFVGPSSPAPGGKSLVRLESITRDKRAAFEIYKQTPSGICHVQAINSAQEKLARKNDEMHRLRQKVKDVQGVMERYGNFDPKRENAEPGGGHLPFIVPNGSPTQHVFNETTAGETGAEAMASATDSPGRPTDALDTSELEQLINMKPEERKLHLRHVTTALTRAKTEQSLLTSQLDRLREEFMNNFNYWHQMSLQSLVAQQVDKATIPMLKVDTIPSTR, encoded by the coding sequence ATGCGGTCACAGGTGCGTGTTATTATTCGTACAAAACCTACTGATACGGTGGCTAGCGCCTTCCGCATATTACCCAATAATGTTGTGTCTGTTTCCCGACCGATGGGAGTGGGAGCACGAGGCCCAACAGCCACGAAAGCGGGCATCAATAGAGCTGAAACTGCTGTCAAGGAGGAAACACTCACTTTCTCAGCCGCTGCAGTACTTCATAACGCATCTCAGGAGTCAGTTTACAATACCGCTGTATCGGATCTGATTGATTCCGTACTACAGGGTTACAGCTGCACGCTGCTTTGTTACGGACAGTGCGGGGCGGGGAAAACTTACACCATGTTTGGAACCGACACCTTCTCCACACGTGGATGTGTGCAGCGGGCGATTGAGGTCCTCTTCGAAGCGATACGCACCTCCACCGACCGAAGGTACACCGTCAAGGTAACTTTTGTGGAGGTGTACAATGAACAGGTGTTTGACCTGTTGGGAAAAGGCCCGTCCGCGTCGGAGACGGCAGTTGCAACCAAGCGGCCCGGCCGTGACAAAAACGTTGATGGCGGTTTCAACAGGCAGCGCACAGGTTCTCCCAACTATGATGTAGCGAACGTGCCCTCCAATTCCAAAGGCGATGGTAAAGCCACTGTAACCATTAGCGGTGAGGGGACTGTTGTGCTTCGTGGGGTTGACGAACGGCAGTGCCCAACGGAGGCGGATGCGGTGGCTGCCGTCTCTGAAGGGGTTGGGCGTCGCCTGACTGGTGCCAATGCACTCAACCGTGAAAGTTCCCGTTCACACGCTGTGCTCACGGTTTATGTTACAAGCACGAGTCTGTTGGACAGCGATGCAGTTACTCTTGTTTCACGGATGAGTTTTGTTGATTTTGCCGGAAGTGAGAGGACGCACGCCACCAGCACAGAGGCGGAGAAACAGGAAGCCCACATGATCAACCGGTCGCTCATTATGCTAGAGCAGGTGATACTTGCTGTGTCGTCTGCGCGGTCTCGGCACGTCCCTTTTAGACAAAGTAAGTTGACGATGCTACTGAAGGATTCGTTGGGGGGTGGGACTATGACGACAATTATCGCGAACGTTTGGCCACAACCTGAGCATATGGAAGCGACACTCGCTACCCTGAACTTTGCTAAGCGTTTGATGCGTGTGGAATCCAATCCCACCCCGAATGTGGCGTTAGACCCTGAGGCCCAAATCCGTGTACTGCAGAAGCAGGTGAACAGTCTCAAGTCGGAGCTTCGCATGCAGGATCAGTTCGCGGGTCGAGTGGCGATCCCAACGGCTCCACTTGAAAGTGACGAGATTAATGGAGCTCGGGATATTGTGATGGCGTACGTGGAGGGATCCATACCCCAAATACGTGTCTCATGCGTGCGTGAAATGTATGCATGTTTTTCCGTATTCAAGACGCTGCTGTTAGATATGGAATCGCAGCTCCGTACCGCGGAACGGTCGGCGTCTCCGCCACCCACAAGCTCCCAGAGGGCTCAGCAGAGGACGAAAAACGTCGCCAGACCAACTGGCTCACAGGAGCCGAAGGAAACCCCACGACATGTAAATAGTACCATGGATGCCAATGTTGGTGTGAGTGTTGGTACAGCGGAAAGGGCCAGTACTGCTCTAGGAGATATGtttcagcaacagcaactgctgcagcagcagcaacaactacCACAACCATTACAGTTACCatatcagcaacaacagcatcacCAGAGTATCACTAGCCCCCGGGATACATTTATGCCTtccaccatgcgccccggcgACAGGCGCATTTCAGGTGCGGCAGCTGCAGCAGGAAGGACACTAACTCCTGTTACCAGTGCATCTGCTGCCGCGTCGGATTTTCCCGGTGGCTCAAATACTACTCACCGGTTCAAATTAAATGCGTCCTCGGAGTCCGCGTCAATGTTAGAAAGGGATCTTGGGAAGGACCGTTCTCGGCCACATGGTGGACGAGGTTCTGCAATTGAAACCCGGCTTGAGCCTGGCGTCGCACCGACTGCTGGCTTTGTCGGTCCTTCCTCACCGGCGCCTGGTGGCAAATCTTTAGTGCGGTTGGAAAGTATAACACGCGACAAGCGTGCGGCTTTTGAAATATACAAACAAACCCCATCGGGCATATGCCACGTTCAGGCCATAAACTCAGCGCAAGAGAAACTCGCCCGCAAGAACGACGAGATGCACCGCCTTCGGCAGAAGGTTAAGGATGTTCAGGGAGTTATGGAAAGGTACGGAAACTTTGACCCGAAGAGGGAGAACGCCGAGCCCGGCGGTGGTCATTTGCCGTTTATTGTCCCTAACGGGAGTCCTACACAACATGTTTTTAATGAAACAACTGCTGGCGAAACGGGAGCTGAGGCCATGGCATCGGCTACCGACAGCCCCGGACGTCCCACTGATGCATTAGACACGTCAGAGTTAGAGCAATTAATCAATATGAAACCCGAGGAGAGGAAGTTGCACTTGCGGCATGTTACCACCGCGCTGACCCGAGCGAAGACGGAGCAAAGTCTATTAACATCCCAACTTGATCGACTTCGTGAAGAATTTATGAACAACTTTAATTACTGGCATCAAATGAGCTTACAGTCGTTAGTGGCACAACAGGTGGATAAGGCAACGATTCCCATGCTCAAAGTGGATACCATTCCCAGCACGCGGTGA
- a CDS encoding ADP-ribosylation factor, putative, producing MGALVSQIKSLLGILPADRKIRVLVLGLDNAGKTSILYRLQLGNVTSTVPTVGFNLETLTHKNITFEVWDLGGQANIRPFWRCYFTDTDAVIYVVDSTDKDRMGVAKHELCNLLDEDELRGSLLLIFANKQDVVGAVSEAGVAEQLGVGALSCRTWTIVKSSAKTGEGILEGMDWLCDKLRERGVVTADS from the coding sequence ATGGGGGCTTTGGTTTCGCAGATAAAATCCCTTCTCGGAATCCTACCGGCGGACAGAAAAATCCGCGTGCTCGTCTTAGGTTTGGATAATGCGGGGAAAACGTCTATTCTGTACCGTCTGCAACTGGGCAATGTAACGTCAACTGTACCAACAGTCGGTTTCAACCTCGAGACGCTGACGCATAAAAACATAACGTTTGAGGTATGGGACTTAGGTGGCCAGGCGAATATCCGACCTTTCTGGCGCTGTTATTTTACTGACACCGACGCTGTCATATATGTTGTGGACAGTACGGACAAGGATCGCATGGGGGTCGCAAAGCATGAGTTGTGCAACCTCCTAGACGAAGACGAGCTGCGGGGCAGTTTATTGCTCATATTTGCTAACAAGCAGGATGTGGTTGGGGCTGTAAGCGAGGCTGGTGTGGCTGAACAACTCGGCGTGGGGGCTCTTTCGTGCCGGACGTGGACAATCGTCAAGAGCAGCGCCAAGACTGGTGAGGGGATACTGGAAGGAATGGATTGGCTCTGCGATAAGCTGCGGGAGCGGGGCGTCGTCACTGCAGACTCGTGA
- a CDS encoding chaperone protein DNAJ, putative, translated as MKPIPVAMNRSVRRAALMTLQPLVCSGTSARCITTGENHSFRPGRVTLFLRSLFVALTPQRLRSRMATGMQRGMERVQILEQEQLWLQRHGSPLRILGLPDHAELPEVRARYRELVLETHPDSQQRVEAVSGNGTERYDMIQTAYAMATNPTSLWHQNGAAPTLRRGLASGNSASLHVTLFAVMSYVMMGLVAVIFSLVVVRHLLEGALRLLDPKFYAFMTQQEEEERRRQLAGEVVDTDPKRLAPTVVKRLLFPGRFVHGGGSGDDFGYNNISESTGGNSPAD; from the coding sequence ATGAAACCCATACCAGTAGCCATGAACCGTAGCGTTCGGCGTGCGGCACTCATGACACTGCAGCCCCTTGTGTGTTCCGGCACTTCCGCAAGGTGCATCACCACTGGTGAAAATCACAGCTTTCGCCCTGGCCGTGTAACGCTTTTTTTACGCTCTCTTTTCGTAGCCCTCACACCTCAACGTCTCCGCTCTCGTATGGCAACGGGCATGCAACGCGGCATGGAGCGTGTACAAATATTAGAACAGGAGCAGTTATGGTTGCAGCGTCATGGCTCCCCATTGCGCATTTTGGGACTCCCTGATCATGCTGAATTACCGGAAGTACGCGCCCGGTATCGTGAGCTCGTATTAGAGACACATCCAGATAGTCAGCAACGAGTAGAGGCGGTGAGTGGAAATGGAACTGAGCGATACGACATGATCCAAACGGCTTATGCAATGGCCACTAACCCAACGAGCCTTTGGCATCAAAATGGTGCGGCTCCTACGCTTCGCCGTGGTCTCGCCTCTGGAAATTCTGCTAGTTTGCATGTGACTCTCTTCGCTGTGATGTCGTATGTCATGATGGGCCTGGTGGCggttattttttctcttgtagTGGTGAGGCACCTGTTGGAGGGAGCGCTGCGGCTACTGGACCCAAAATTTTATGCATTTATGACCcaacaggaggaggaggagcgacGGCGACAACTTGCTGGTGAAGTGGTGGATACCGATCCCAAGCGACTTGCCCCAACAGTTGTGAAACGTCTTCTCTTCCCTGGCCGATTTGTACATGGTGGAGGCTCTGGGGACGATTTcggttataataatatttctgAAAGTACAGGTGGTAACAGTCCTGCCGATTGA
- a CDS encoding peptidase T, putative (similar to Peptidase T-like protein YPO1009/Y3403 (EC 3.4.11.-). (Swiss-Prot:Q8ZH96) [Yersinia pestis]; similar to Peptidase T (EC 3.4.11.14) (Tripeptide aminopeptidase)(Aminotripeptidase) (Tripeptidase). (Swiss-Prot:P55179) [Bacillus subtilis]), with amino-acid sequence MRYSAISSQSNASFAGKSLPTSPGQQELAELIAGELRDVGLEDVLCDNHATVTAIKRGTVKDCPTIGFIVHLDTVDVGLSPVVRAQKLHYDGGDVCLNKEKDIWLRVTEHPEIEAYVGQDILFSDGTSVLGADDKAAITAVMEMITGLQPNDEHGDIVVCCVPDEEIGLLGAKNLDLKARFDVDFAYTIDCCELGEVVYENFNAAAARITFTGVTAHPMSAKGVLVNPLLMAMDYIAQFDRNETPECTAGRDGYWWFSDIYANQNEAVLDVKIREFDAVRFEARKQQLLSVAESIRLRYPTGVVELSISEQYRNIANFLGDDRSAVDLLFDALRSVGVQPKVTPMRGGTDGAVLSSRGVVTPNYFTGAHNFHSKFEFLPIPSFVKSYEVTRQLALLATKLPKLRKR; translated from the coding sequence ATGCGATACTCTGCCATAAGCAGTCAAAGCAACGCCTCCTTTGCAGGGAAGTCCTTACCGACATCCCCTGGGCAGCAGGAACTCGCTGAGCTGATTGCTGGAGAACTGCGAGATGTGGGTTTGGAGGATGTATTGTGTGACAACCACGCCACAGTAACAGCGATTAAACGGGGCACTGTGAAGGATTGCCCAACTATCGGTTTCATTGTTCATCTCGACACAGTTGATGTTGGTCTCAGCCCGGTTGTACGGGCGCAGAAGCTGCATTACGACGGGGGTGACGTTTGCCTcaacaaggaaaaggataTTTGGTTACGGGTGACAGAGCACCCGGAAATTGAGGCCTACGTTGGACAGGATATTTTGTTTAGCGATGGTACCAGCGTGCTTGGGGCGGATGACAAAGCAGCAATCACGGCGGTCATGGAAATGATCACAGGGTTGCAGCCGAACGATGAACATGGTGATATTGTTGTATGTTGTGTGCCTGATGAGGAGATTGGCCTCTTGGGTGCGAAGAATCTCGATCTAAAGGCTCGTTTTGATGTGGACTTTGCGTATACGATCGATTGCTGTGAGTTGGGTGAAGTTGTTTATGAGAACTTTAATGCGGCGGCAGCACGTATCACTTTCACTGGCGTCACGGCTCACCCCATGTCTGCGAAGGGTGTGCTGGTGAATCCGCTACTCATGGCGATGGATTACATTGCGCAGTTTGACCGCAACGAAACACCCGAGTGCACGGCGGGGCGTGATGGCTATTGGTGGTTTTCTGATATATACGCCAACCAGAATGAGGCGGTATTGGATGTCAAAATACGCGAGTTTGATGCAGTCAGGTTTGAAGCACGCAAACAACAGCTTCTTTCGGTTGCGGAGTCCATTCGGCTGCGCTACCCAACTGGTGTTGTGGAGCTAAGCATTTCAGAGCAGTACCGCAACATTGCCAACTTTTTGGGTGACGATCGCTCTGCAGTGGACCTTCTGTTCGATGCATTGCGCAGCGTTGGTGTGCAGCCAAAAGTAACACCGATGCGTGGCGGGACCGATGGAGCTGTTTTGTCTTCCCGGGGTGTTGTGACCCCAAATTACTTTACAGGAGCACACAACTTCCACTCGAAGTTTGAGTTCCTTCCCATTCCGTCGTTTGTCAAGTCATATGAGGTCACGCGGCAGTTGGCACTATTGGCCACGAAGCTACCCAAGCTGCGGAAACGGTGA